The following proteins come from a genomic window of Iamia sp. SCSIO 61187:
- a CDS encoding TIGR03936 family radical SAM-associated protein, whose protein sequence is MSENEPAAPDGPVKVPGPGPLQLVKIRLRFTKLGKVRFTSHRDVARMWERALRRVQLPVGRSQGFSPRPKLHFGLALSTGHESLAEYLDVDLVEGTTVDVASLPDLLSPALPRGVTATAAAEVPPGTPSLQHAVTSSRWEIEVGGLDLPTLATRSEALLAAPELVMTRQRKGKDVIDDVRAHLHHLQAVDRDGAPLLIAELGAQNRGLRPSELVALLGDGAREVGVCRTHQFTEHDGVRTEPLPAPDPWPAPHAQARAS, encoded by the coding sequence GTGAGCGAGAACGAGCCCGCCGCACCCGACGGCCCGGTGAAGGTCCCCGGCCCCGGGCCGCTGCAGCTGGTCAAGATCCGGCTGCGGTTCACCAAGCTGGGCAAGGTCCGCTTCACCAGCCACCGCGACGTGGCCCGGATGTGGGAGCGGGCGCTGCGCCGCGTCCAGCTCCCCGTCGGCCGCTCGCAGGGCTTCTCGCCCCGACCCAAGCTCCACTTCGGCCTCGCCCTCTCCACCGGGCACGAATCCCTGGCCGAGTACCTCGACGTCGACCTCGTGGAGGGCACCACGGTCGACGTCGCCTCCCTGCCGGACCTCCTCAGCCCCGCACTGCCCCGTGGCGTCACCGCCACGGCCGCGGCCGAGGTCCCGCCCGGCACCCCATCGCTCCAGCACGCCGTCACCAGCAGCCGCTGGGAGATCGAGGTGGGCGGCCTCGACCTCCCGACGCTCGCGACGCGGTCCGAGGCCCTCCTCGCCGCGCCCGAGCTGGTGATGACCCGCCAGCGCAAGGGCAAGGACGTCATCGACGACGTCCGCGCCCACCTGCACCACCTCCAGGCCGTCGACCGCGACGGCGCCCCCCTGCTCATCGCCGAGCTGGGGGCGCAGAACCGCGGCCTCCGGCCCAGCGAGCTCGTCGCCCTCCTGGGCGACGGCGCCCGCGAGGTGGGCGTGTGCAGGACCCACCAGTTCACAGAGCACGACGGCGTCCGGACCGAGCCCCTCCCGGCCCCGGACCCCTGGCCTGCTCCGCACGCCCAGGCGCGTGCGTCATGA
- the rpmA gene encoding 50S ribosomal protein L27, which produces MSKTKGGGSTRNGRDSQSKRLGVKAYDGTLVPAGSIIVRQRGTRFHPGENVGRGGDDTLFATATGRVKFGRRRGRKLVDIITE; this is translated from the coding sequence ATGTCGAAGACCAAGGGCGGCGGTTCCACCCGGAACGGCCGCGACTCCCAGAGCAAGCGCCTCGGCGTCAAGGCCTACGACGGCACCCTCGTCCCGGCCGGTTCGATCATCGTCCGCCAGCGCGGCACCCGCTTCCACCCCGGTGAGAACGTCGGGCGCGGCGGCGACGACACCCTCTTCGCCACGGCCACCGGCCGGGTGAAGTTCGGCCGCCGGCGCGGCCGCAAGCTCGTCGACATCATCACGGAGTAG
- a CDS encoding DUF58 domain-containing protein produces the protein MTAVAGHPDQTSDTADVPPGGPSRVSPSPPSRAGLVPAGTRRLALAFLALVAVRLALPDELPFPWWLPTVALVALAVVDLLLAPSPAVVEVGRDLPAQVALGATARSALVVRNPTGRRLRLGVADELAPSLRADTRRWDVAVPPRSEARVDTRIRPGRRGRFAPAEVTVRSVGPLGLAARQRAVEVPGALKVVPAFPSRADAELRLARARHLELGVRTVRRPGTGTDFDQLREYSPDDDFRRIDWAATARAGRPIVRTYRAERNQTIMVLVDVGRTTAGRIADVPRLEHLLDATFALITVATGLDDAVGLVAYDDLVRASLPPSHRPDQLARVVEATYPLEPALVETDHRRALSHTKARHRRLTTVVIATDLTEATVAQTLLPALPLVLRDTDVVVASVTDPEVQGWAVAPAGDDEAAYLRAAATSALDERAHLAARLRGLGVTVVDAPPGQLAARLVDHYLHAR, from the coding sequence ATGACCGCCGTCGCCGGGCACCCGGACCAGACGAGCGACACGGCTGACGTCCCGCCCGGCGGGCCGTCGCGGGTGTCGCCGTCGCCGCCGTCGCGGGCCGGTCTCGTCCCCGCCGGGACCCGCCGCCTGGCCCTCGCCTTCCTGGCGCTCGTCGCCGTGCGCCTGGCCCTGCCCGACGAGCTGCCGTTCCCGTGGTGGCTCCCGACCGTCGCCCTCGTCGCCTTGGCGGTGGTCGACCTCCTCCTCGCCCCCAGCCCCGCGGTGGTCGAGGTGGGGCGGGACCTGCCGGCCCAGGTCGCCCTGGGCGCCACGGCCCGCTCCGCCCTCGTCGTCCGCAACCCCACGGGTCGCCGCCTGCGGCTCGGCGTCGCCGACGAGCTGGCCCCCTCGCTGCGGGCCGACACCCGTCGGTGGGACGTCGCCGTCCCACCCCGCAGCGAGGCCCGCGTCGACACCCGCATCCGCCCCGGCCGGCGGGGCCGGTTCGCACCCGCCGAGGTCACCGTCCGCAGCGTCGGGCCGCTCGGGCTGGCCGCCCGCCAGCGGGCCGTGGAGGTGCCGGGCGCCCTGAAGGTGGTCCCCGCCTTCCCCAGCCGGGCCGACGCCGAGCTGCGCCTGGCCCGCGCCCGTCACCTCGAGCTGGGGGTGCGCACGGTGCGCCGGCCCGGCACCGGGACCGACTTCGACCAGCTGCGGGAGTACAGCCCCGACGACGACTTCCGCCGGATCGACTGGGCCGCCACCGCCCGGGCCGGGCGCCCGATCGTGCGCACCTACCGGGCCGAGCGCAACCAGACGATCATGGTCCTGGTCGACGTGGGCCGCACCACCGCCGGTCGCATCGCCGACGTCCCCCGCCTCGAGCACCTCCTCGACGCCACCTTCGCCCTGATCACGGTGGCCACCGGGCTGGACGATGCCGTCGGCCTGGTGGCCTACGACGACCTCGTCCGGGCCTCGCTCCCGCCGTCGCACCGCCCCGACCAGCTGGCCCGGGTCGTCGAGGCGACCTACCCGCTCGAGCCGGCGCTGGTCGAGACCGACCACCGCCGGGCCCTCAGCCACACCAAGGCCCGGCACCGACGGCTCACCACCGTCGTCATCGCCACCGACCTGACCGAGGCGACGGTGGCCCAGACCCTGCTGCCGGCGCTCCCGCTCGTCCTGCGCGACACCGACGTGGTGGTCGCCTCGGTGACCGACCCCGAGGTCCAGGGGTGGGCCGTGGCTCCCGCCGGCGACGACGAGGCCGCCTACCTGCGGGCCGCGGCCACCTCGGCCCTCGACGAGCGGGCCCACCTCGCCGCCCGCCTCCGCGGCCTCGGCGTCACCGTGGTCGACGCCCCGCCGGGCCAGCTGGCCGCCCGCCTCGTCGACCACTACCTCCACGCCCGCTGA
- a CDS encoding RDD family protein has product MRSTISAQGFRIVTPEAVELDLDAAGLASRLLAALIDLVAMLVVLYAVFTVAGVLAAASSSTTGEDGGAILAAVVGAVGLFAVLIVWPTAWEVGTKGRSLGKLALGLRVVTVEGAPIRVRHALVRGLVGVVEIILTFGTLAVAVALASQRFRRLGDHLAGTVVVRERGAGADRAHPRRFVPHPGWEPWAARLDATRLTPDDYRLVRSFLLRAAGLPPEARVRLGHQILDRVLPRAGIDPRAAEALGAWSIEAPLVAIAAAYQRRFDGVTA; this is encoded by the coding sequence GTGAGGTCGACCATCAGCGCCCAGGGCTTCCGGATCGTGACCCCCGAGGCCGTCGAGCTCGACCTCGACGCCGCCGGGCTGGCCAGCCGGCTCCTCGCCGCCCTGATCGACCTGGTCGCCATGCTCGTCGTGCTCTACGCCGTGTTCACCGTGGCCGGCGTCCTGGCGGCGGCGTCGTCGTCGACCACCGGTGAGGACGGCGGCGCCATCCTGGCGGCGGTCGTCGGCGCCGTGGGCCTCTTCGCCGTGCTCATCGTGTGGCCCACGGCGTGGGAGGTGGGGACCAAGGGCCGCAGCCTGGGCAAGCTCGCCCTCGGCCTGCGGGTGGTCACCGTCGAGGGCGCCCCCATCCGGGTGCGCCACGCCCTCGTGCGCGGCCTGGTCGGCGTGGTCGAGATCATCCTCACCTTCGGCACCCTCGCCGTGGCGGTGGCGCTCGCCAGCCAGCGGTTCCGGCGGCTGGGCGACCACCTCGCCGGCACCGTCGTGGTCCGCGAGCGGGGCGCCGGCGCCGATCGGGCCCACCCGCGCCGCTTCGTCCCTCATCCGGGCTGGGAGCCGTGGGCCGCCCGGCTCGACGCGACCCGGCTCACCCCGGACGACTACCGCCTGGTCCGGTCGTTCCTCCTGCGGGCCGCCGGGCTCCCGCCCGAGGCGCGGGTGCGGCTCGGCCACCAGATCCTCGACCGGGTCCTGCCCCGCGCCGGCATCGATCCCCGCGCCGCCGAGGCCCTGGGGGCGTGGTCGATCGAGGCCCCCCTGGTCGCCATCGCCGCCGCCTACCAACGCCGCTTCGACGGCGTGACGGCCTGA
- a CDS encoding DUF4350 domain-containing protein, whose translation MTRRRGLIGGALVIAALLAILVLSNPQVDRYSLPSLSPRGTGPSGTAALVELIRQEGADVTVGGRPDDDDDVVLVLRETLSGDAVDELRGWVRDGGTLVVSDVRAELAPASGVVVSDVAQRGPCPLDALADVDVVDPPLPAAFATDRADAACFVRDRRAGLAVDQEGFGLVVGLSSSTNLTNEALGDADNAVLAAAILAPWEGADVRILDPNQLVGDVGEAGDGTVLGALPLRGSQAVTQLVIAFLAWGLIRARRLGRPVVEELPVPLPASDLVLAAGHLLDRNGDAADATERLRRRARRDLGSTLGLGADPPPQELAAALQARAGVDGALVHAALLAPVVDEAGLVTTSAHLDRLRRDLSP comes from the coding sequence TCCTCGTGCTGTCGAACCCCCAGGTCGACCGCTACTCGCTGCCCTCCCTGTCGCCCCGGGGCACGGGCCCGTCCGGCACCGCCGCCCTCGTCGAGCTGATCCGCCAGGAGGGGGCCGACGTCACCGTGGGCGGCCGACCCGACGATGACGACGACGTGGTCCTCGTCCTCCGGGAGACGCTGTCGGGCGACGCCGTCGACGAGCTGCGGGGCTGGGTCCGCGACGGCGGGACGCTCGTCGTCAGCGACGTCCGCGCCGAGCTGGCCCCCGCCAGCGGCGTCGTCGTGTCCGACGTCGCCCAGCGGGGCCCGTGCCCGTTGGACGCCCTCGCCGACGTCGACGTCGTGGACCCGCCGCTCCCGGCCGCCTTCGCCACCGATCGGGCCGATGCGGCCTGCTTCGTCCGCGACCGGAGGGCCGGGCTGGCCGTGGACCAGGAGGGGTTCGGCCTGGTGGTCGGGCTCAGCTCGTCCACGAACCTCACCAACGAGGCCCTCGGCGACGCCGACAACGCCGTGCTGGCCGCCGCCATCCTCGCCCCGTGGGAGGGCGCCGACGTGCGGATCCTCGACCCCAACCAGCTCGTCGGCGACGTCGGCGAGGCCGGTGACGGGACGGTCCTCGGGGCGCTGCCGCTCCGGGGGTCGCAGGCGGTGACCCAGCTCGTCATCGCCTTCCTGGCGTGGGGTCTGATCCGGGCCCGCCGGCTCGGACGGCCCGTGGTCGAGGAGCTCCCCGTCCCGCTGCCCGCGTCCGACCTGGTGCTCGCCGCCGGGCACCTGCTCGACCGCAACGGGGACGCGGCCGACGCCACCGAGCGCCTCCGGCGCCGTGCCCGCCGCGACCTGGGGTCGACCCTCGGCCTGGGTGCGGACCCGCCGCCGCAGGAGCTGGCCGCCGCCCTCCAGGCCCGGGCCGGTGTCGACGGCGCCCTCGTCCACGCCGCCCTGCTCGCGCCGGTGGTCGACGAGGCCGGCCTCGTCACCACCTCCGCCCACCTCGACCGCCTCCGAAGGGACCTCTCCCCGTGA
- a CDS encoding Rne/Rng family ribonuclease, whose translation MTDADQTPRGATASPEPTPRAERPAPAGTAPEPSGDRPTGSSDGRSAGGSRRDRDDDAPGSSRPSDDSPSDSSGSSNAPGSSSASSASGSSGDGTSGAPGGGTRRRRGSRGGRGRSGGDGDSTAAGADGDDTTRSAGGRSPRFEGDDATRSAGGRSPRSEGDDATRSAGGRTPRSDGDAAPAGDAPPAARPRIGDTRPAPPAAGGDGAPVAAKAEGEGGSAGGRKRRRRGGRGRGKGGGQGGGQGEQNGGGDRSGGRGGQGGGQQGRGGGQGGQQGRGGQGRGGRGDGRGGQRSVQPVTALTGEAVELDDDVLAARRGRERKGKAVGRYLMAVHVQPEATQIAILEGRSLIEHQVSRPADDISQIHGNIYLGKVQNVLPGMEAAFVDIGTPKNAVLYRSDARADDDLDQPKQRSNAKIEDMLRAKQLILCQVTKNPIAHKGARLTQEVSLPGRFVVLVPNSTTYGISKRLPDDERKRLRNILDKVRPKGHGLIVRTAAEGVTASEIEADVTRLASQWQQIEALAERARSQGPTLLYREPDTAIRMIREELTNDFRKVVIDDRHLFEQVSDYVSSISPEMAERVELYDPATEPLPLFEKHHIHEQLHKALDRKVWLPSGGSLIIEHTEALTVIDVNTGKNVGTSSLEQTVYLNNLEAAEEVARQLRLRDIGGIIVIDFIDMEIAKNRDDVIKTFRDALARDKTRTQVFDISQLGLVEMTRKRIGEGLLESFAQGCPHCEGRGVVLDTSLLPKG comes from the coding sequence ATGACCGACGCCGACCAGACCCCCCGCGGGGCCACGGCCTCCCCCGAGCCGACACCCCGGGCTGAGCGCCCGGCCCCCGCCGGCACCGCCCCCGAGCCGTCGGGGGACCGCCCCACCGGCTCGTCCGACGGCCGATCGGCCGGCGGCTCCCGTCGCGACCGCGACGACGACGCTCCCGGCTCATCGCGACCCTCGGACGACAGCCCGTCCGACTCGTCGGGCTCGTCGAACGCGCCGGGCTCGTCGAGCGCGTCGAGCGCGTCGGGCTCGTCCGGCGACGGCACCTCCGGCGCGCCCGGTGGCGGCACCCGCCGCCGGCGCGGCTCGCGCGGGGGTCGGGGCCGCAGCGGCGGCGACGGCGACAGCACCGCAGCCGGCGCCGACGGCGACGACACCACCCGGTCCGCCGGTGGCCGAAGCCCACGGTTCGAGGGCGACGACGCCACCCGGTCCGCCGGTGGCCGAAGCCCACGGTCCGAGGGCGACGATGCCACCCGGTCCGCCGGTGGCCGAACCCCACGGTCCGACGGCGACGCCGCCCCGGCCGGCGACGCCCCACCCGCGGCGCGCCCGAGGATCGGCGACACCCGCCCCGCCCCGCCCGCCGCCGGCGGCGACGGGGCCCCCGTCGCGGCCAAGGCCGAGGGCGAGGGCGGCTCCGCGGGCGGGCGCAAGCGTCGGCGCCGCGGCGGCCGTGGTCGCGGCAAGGGCGGTGGCCAGGGCGGCGGTCAGGGCGAGCAGAACGGTGGCGGCGATCGCAGCGGCGGCCGCGGGGGCCAGGGTGGCGGCCAGCAGGGTCGTGGCGGGGGCCAGGGCGGCCAGCAGGGCCGCGGGGGCCAGGGTCGCGGCGGCCGGGGCGACGGGCGAGGCGGCCAGCGTTCGGTCCAGCCGGTCACCGCGCTCACCGGCGAGGCGGTCGAGCTCGACGACGACGTGCTCGCCGCCCGTCGAGGACGCGAGCGCAAGGGCAAGGCGGTCGGGCGCTACCTGATGGCCGTCCACGTCCAGCCCGAGGCGACCCAGATCGCCATCCTCGAGGGCCGCTCGCTCATCGAGCACCAGGTCTCGCGACCGGCCGACGACATCAGCCAGATCCACGGCAACATCTACCTGGGCAAGGTCCAGAACGTGCTGCCGGGCATGGAGGCGGCCTTCGTCGACATCGGCACGCCCAAGAACGCCGTCCTCTACCGCAGCGACGCCCGGGCCGACGACGACCTCGACCAGCCCAAGCAGCGCTCGAACGCCAAGATCGAGGACATGCTGCGGGCCAAGCAGCTGATCCTCTGCCAGGTCACCAAGAACCCCATCGCCCACAAGGGCGCCCGCCTGACCCAGGAGGTCTCGCTGCCGGGCCGGTTCGTGGTGCTGGTGCCCAACAGCACGACCTACGGCATCTCCAAGCGACTCCCCGACGACGAGCGCAAGCGGCTGCGGAACATCCTCGACAAGGTCCGGCCCAAGGGCCACGGCCTCATCGTCCGCACCGCCGCCGAGGGGGTGACCGCGTCGGAGATCGAGGCCGACGTCACCCGCCTGGCCAGCCAGTGGCAGCAGATCGAGGCCCTCGCCGAGCGGGCCCGGAGCCAGGGCCCGACCCTGCTCTACCGGGAGCCGGACACGGCCATCCGCATGATCCGCGAGGAGCTCACCAACGACTTCCGCAAGGTCGTCATCGACGATCGCCACCTGTTCGAGCAGGTCAGCGACTACGTCAGCAGCATCTCGCCCGAGATGGCCGAGCGGGTCGAGCTCTACGACCCGGCCACCGAACCGCTGCCCCTCTTCGAGAAGCACCACATCCACGAGCAGCTGCACAAGGCCCTCGACCGCAAGGTGTGGCTGCCCTCGGGCGGGTCGCTGATCATCGAGCACACCGAGGCGCTGACCGTCATCGACGTCAACACGGGCAAGAACGTGGGCACGTCGAGCCTCGAGCAGACGGTGTACCTCAACAACCTGGAGGCGGCCGAGGAGGTCGCCCGCCAGCTCCGGCTGCGCGACATCGGCGGCATCATCGTCATCGACTTCATCGACATGGAGATCGCCAAGAACCGCGACGACGTCATCAAGACCTTCCGCGACGCCCTGGCCCGGGACAAGACCCGCACCCAGGTCTTCGACATCTCCCAGCTGGGCCTGGTCGAGATGACCCGCAAGCGGATCGGCGAGGGGCTCCTCGAGTCCTTCGCCCAGGGCTGCCCCCACTGCGAGGGGCGCGGCGTCGTCCTCGACACCTCCCTCCTCCCCAAGGGCTGA
- a CDS encoding stage II sporulation protein M gives MDVDRFIALHEPAWQRTAELARRAGRRHDLAGPEIDELLRRYQEVTLHLSQARTTYRDAALTRRLSTVVAASHAAVHGARVARLATIRRFLVDSFPAAVWTCRRQLLASSILFWGTGIVLALVFWAAPDRIDLVIPDSYQETYAEEDFVSYYSENPSIVFFSAVTTNNIQVSVLAYGLGALAVFPGALVLFENGAALGMIAGLFLQRGEFWSVFMVYVLPHGLLELTAITVAGAAGLRVGWTLFAPGDRSRPVALGEEGRRSVTIVLGTVMAFVVAGLVEGFVTGAPAIPPGLKIAIGVVVWLAFLVWILGRGRQAVAEGWTGALEELRPTWVPLDPLAPVTAPLRPPEVPAALLAEPAARM, from the coding sequence GTGGACGTCGACCGGTTCATCGCCCTGCACGAGCCCGCCTGGCAGCGGACCGCCGAGCTGGCCCGTCGGGCCGGGCGGCGGCACGACCTGGCCGGTCCGGAGATCGACGAGCTCCTCCGCCGGTACCAGGAGGTCACGCTCCACCTCTCCCAGGCCCGCACCACCTACCGGGACGCGGCCCTCACCCGGCGCCTGTCCACGGTGGTGGCGGCGAGCCATGCCGCCGTCCACGGTGCCCGGGTCGCCCGGCTGGCCACGATCCGCCGCTTCCTCGTCGACAGCTTCCCGGCCGCGGTGTGGACCTGCCGGCGCCAGCTGCTGGCCAGCTCGATCCTCTTCTGGGGCACCGGGATCGTGCTCGCCCTCGTGTTCTGGGCCGCCCCCGACCGCATCGACCTGGTGATCCCCGACTCCTACCAGGAGACCTACGCCGAGGAGGACTTCGTGTCCTACTACTCGGAGAACCCGTCGATCGTCTTCTTCAGCGCGGTCACCACCAACAACATCCAGGTCTCGGTCCTGGCCTACGGGCTCGGGGCCCTGGCCGTGTTCCCGGGCGCCCTGGTGCTCTTCGAGAACGGTGCCGCCCTGGGGATGATCGCCGGGCTGTTCCTGCAGCGCGGCGAGTTCTGGTCGGTGTTCATGGTCTACGTCCTCCCGCACGGGCTGCTCGAGCTGACGGCCATCACCGTCGCCGGGGCGGCCGGGCTGCGGGTGGGGTGGACCCTGTTCGCCCCCGGTGACCGGTCGCGCCCGGTCGCCCTGGGCGAGGAGGGGCGCCGCAGCGTCACTATCGTGCTCGGGACCGTCATGGCCTTCGTGGTCGCCGGCCTGGTCGAGGGGTTCGTCACCGGCGCCCCCGCCATCCCCCCGGGCCTCAAGATCGCCATCGGGGTCGTGGTGTGGCTGGCGTTCCTGGTGTGGATCCTCGGGCGGGGTCGGCAGGCCGTCGCCGAGGGCTGGACCGGCGCCCTCGAGGAGCTGCGGCCGACGTGGGTGCCGCTCGACCCGCTCGCCCCCGTGACCGCCCCGCTCCGGCCGCCCGAAGTCCCCGCCGCCCTCCTGGCCGAGCCCGCCGCCCGCATGTAG
- the rplU gene encoding 50S ribosomal protein L21: MDAVIKTGGKQYRVTEGQRLEVEKLGPVDTEVELTPLLLVDGDTVLATPDALAKATVTAKVVGDAKGPKVTGFTYKNKSNQRRRWGHRQHYSTVEITGIKKG; the protein is encoded by the coding sequence ATGGATGCAGTCATCAAGACCGGCGGCAAGCAGTACCGCGTGACCGAGGGCCAGCGGCTCGAGGTCGAGAAGCTGGGCCCGGTCGACACCGAGGTCGAGCTGACCCCGCTGCTGCTGGTCGACGGCGACACCGTCCTGGCCACCCCCGACGCCCTGGCCAAGGCCACCGTCACGGCCAAGGTCGTGGGCGACGCCAAGGGCCCCAAGGTCACCGGGTTCACCTACAAGAACAAGAGCAACCAGCGGAGGCGCTGGGGCCACCGGCAGCACTACTCCACCGTCGAGATCACCGGCATCAAGAAGGGCTGA
- a CDS encoding MoxR family ATPase, translating into MVHDVRTEVSKVVVGQDPVLACLLAALLVRGHVLLEGVPGVAKTLLVKTLAATLDLEVNRIQFTPDLLPSDVTGQLVLEGGTEFAFRKGPIFTNLLLADEINRTPPKAQAALLEAMEERQVSVGGATRPLPEPFVVVATQNPVEYEGTYPLPEAQLDRFLFKVVVPYPTGDAEVTILRNHNAGMDVHDPTSAGVRQVASVADIEQGRQAVGRVRVDDVVITYLVQLARATREAPSVALGVSPRGAAALLHATKAWAWLSGRDFVTPDDVKAVAKPAMRHRLMIRPEAALEGLTADRVIDGLLATVPSPR; encoded by the coding sequence ATGGTCCACGACGTCCGCACCGAGGTGAGCAAGGTGGTCGTCGGGCAGGACCCGGTGCTCGCCTGCCTCCTGGCCGCCCTGCTCGTCCGGGGCCACGTCCTCCTCGAGGGCGTGCCCGGCGTGGCCAAGACGCTCCTCGTCAAGACCCTGGCCGCCACGCTCGACCTGGAGGTCAACCGGATCCAGTTCACGCCCGACCTGCTGCCGTCGGACGTCACCGGCCAGCTGGTGCTCGAGGGCGGCACCGAGTTCGCCTTCCGGAAGGGGCCCATCTTCACCAACCTGCTGCTCGCCGACGAGATCAACCGCACGCCCCCGAAGGCCCAGGCCGCGCTGCTGGAGGCCATGGAGGAGCGTCAGGTGTCCGTCGGGGGCGCGACGCGGCCGCTGCCCGAACCGTTCGTCGTCGTGGCCACCCAGAACCCGGTGGAGTACGAGGGCACCTACCCCCTGCCCGAGGCCCAGCTCGACCGCTTCCTGTTCAAGGTCGTCGTCCCGTACCCGACCGGCGACGCCGAGGTCACCATCCTGCGCAACCACAACGCCGGCATGGACGTCCACGACCCGACCTCCGCCGGCGTCCGCCAGGTCGCCTCGGTGGCCGACATCGAGCAGGGCCGCCAGGCCGTCGGCCGCGTCCGGGTCGACGACGTCGTCATCACCTACCTCGTGCAGCTGGCCCGGGCGACGCGGGAGGCCCCGTCGGTCGCCCTGGGCGTGTCGCCCCGCGGCGCCGCCGCCCTGCTCCACGCCACCAAGGCGTGGGCGTGGCTCTCCGGTCGCGACTTCGTCACCCCCGACGACGTCAAGGCCGTCGCCAAGCCGGCCATGCGCCACCGGCTCATGATCCGGCCCGAGGCAGCCCTCGAGGGGCTCACCGCCGACCGGGTCATCGACGGCCTCCTGGCCACGGTGCCGTCACCCCGCTGA